The DNA sequence CGGCAGCACCCAGGTCGGCGGCGGCCCCGGCGGCTACTACACGAAAGCGCAGTACAGCGACCTTGTCGCGTACGCCGCGGCACGCTACATCACGATCGTCCCCGAGATCGACATGCCCGGGCACGTCAACGCGGCGCTGGCCTCCTACGCCGAACTGAACTGCAACAACACGGCCCCGCCGCTGTACACCGGCACCGCCGTGGGGTTCAGCTCCCTGTGCGTCGGCAAGGAGGTCACCTACACGTTCGTGCAGCAGGTGCTCTCCGAACTGGCCGCGCTCACCCCGGGGCCGTACCTGCACATCGGCGGCGACGAGGCGAGCAGCACCTCCGACGCCGACTACCGCACCTTCATGAACCGGATCCAGCCGTTCGTCGGCGCCTCCGGCAAGACCGTCATGGGCTGGCACCAGCTCGGCAAGGCCGACCACTCCCCCGGCCGGGTCGCGCAGTTCTGGGGCACGACGACCTCCGACGCCGACCTGAGCGCCGCGGTCAGCAAGGGCGCCAAGGTGCTGCTGTCCCCCGCCAACAAGACGTACCTCGACATGAAGTACACCAACCAGACCCCGCTCGGGCAGACCTGGGCGGGTCTCATCGAGGTGCAGACCGCCTACAGCTGGGACCCGGCCACCCTGCTGCCGGGCGTGCCCGCCGCGTCGATCATCGGCGTCGAGGCGCCGCTGTGGACGGAGACGATCACGACACTCGCCGACATCGAGTTCATGGCGTTCCCGCGCCTGCCCGCCCTCGCCGAGCTGGCCTGGTCACCTCAGTCGGCACGCGACTGGGACGCGTTCAAGGCACGCCTGGGCGCGCAGGGACCGCGCTGGACCACGCAGGGCATCAACTTCTACCGCTCGCCGCAGGTCCCCTGGGCGATCCCGCCCGCGACCGGCCGGGTGGAGGCGGAGTCGTTCACCGCGCAGTCCGGGGTGCAGATCGTCGCCGACGCCGCCGCACACGGCGGCAACCGCGTCGGCTACATCGACAACGGCGACTGGATCGGTTTCTCCGGCGTCAGCCTCACCGGCAAGACCGGCTTCACCGCCCGCGTCGCCTCCGGCGGCACCGGCGGCACCATCCAGATCCGCTCCGGCTCGGCCACCGGCACCCTGCTCGGGTCCGTCAGCGTCCCCAACACCGGCGGCTACGGCGACTACACCGACGTCACCACCACCGTCACCACCGGATCCAGCGCACTGTACCTGGTCTTCACCGGCAGCGGCAGCGGTCTGTTCGACATCGACGACTTCGCCCTCACCGGCACCACGCCGCCGGTCAGCCGGGTCGAGGCGGAGTCGTTCACCGCGCAGTCCGGGGTGCAGATCGTCGCCGACGCCGCCGCACACGGCGGCAACCGCGTCGGCTACATCGACAACGGCGACTGGATCGGTTTCTCCGGCGTCAGCCTCACCGGCAAGACCGGCTTCACCGCCCGCGTCGCCTCCGGCGGCACCGGCGGCACCATCCAGATCCGCTCCGGCTCGGCCACCGGCACGCTACTCGGGTCTATCAGCGTCCCCAACACCGGCGGCTACGGCAACTACACCGACGTCACCACCACCGTCACCACCGGATCCGGCGCACTGTACCTGGTCTTCACCGGCAGCGGCAGCGGTCTGTTCGACATCGACGACTTCGCCCTCACTCCCTGACCGGATCCGTCAGGCGCCGACGGCAATGGCCGTCGTCGTCCAGGCTCCCCCGGGCCGCCTGGACGACGACGGCACCTACACGAGGCTCCGACCAGGCCGCTCGCCGTTGCGCGAGGCCGTGTACGCGGCGAGCCCACAGCCGAGATCGACCGTCGCCTCCACGAACACCGCTGGTGCACCTCATCGCGCGATACGAGACGGGTGACCTGACCGGGGTGGTTCCGTCGGTGGCGGCGGCCTTTATCCGGCCCGCGTCAGCCGGCTGCTTCCATCCGTTGAACGTGTTGATCAGGTTAATGCCTGGGGCACCTCGTCGAGCCGGCGTCTGGCCCGGCACATCGCCGACACCGACTGGGCCACCCTGCGCCGACAGGCACGGAAATCGGTGTCGGTTGGCCAAAGCAGGGTGGTACAAAGCCGCGGTGGAGAACACTCTGGAATTCGCTGACCTGCTGCGGCTGATGCAGGAGCGATCGATCGCTTTCCAGGCGGCGGTCGCCGCGGCACCCAGCCTCGACGTGCAGGTACCGACCTGCCCCGAGTGGACATTGCTCGACCTGGTGCACCACCTGGTGGAGGGGCGCCGCAAGTGGACCGCCATCGTCGCCGCAGGGCCTGCCGACGGTGCTGCGATCGTGTCCGCTCCGGTGGTGCCGCGGGAGCGCGAGGCCGTGCTGAACTGGTTTGCCGCCTCGGTGCAGGAGCAGCTGGACGCGCTGCGGGACGCCGGACCGGACCGTGGCTGCTGGACGTGGTGGGGTGATTCGCAGTCGCCGCAGACCAGCGGTGCCGTCGCTCGCGACCAGCTCCAGCAGCTCGGCGTGCACACCTACGACGCCCAGGTCACGGTGGGCGCCCCACAGCCACTGTCCAGCGAGCTGGCGCTCGACGGGGTCGACGAGTTCCTGACCACCCGCTGCGCAGGAACGGAACCCTGGCCGCACGAGCCGGTGGTCGTCGACTACCACACCACCGAGGGGCGCTCATGGCGGCTCTGGGTCTCCGACGGCCGCACGCGCACCGCCCGGCTCCCCGACGGCGCTACCGCCGGTGAAGGCCCGGAGAAGGCCGACGTAGCCGTCTGGGGCACCGCCAACGAGCTGGTCTTGTTCTTCTACGGCCGGATTCAGTCGGAGTCGCTGCGCACCGAGGGCGACCGGGGCATCCTCGACCGGCTCCACGGCTAGAAGCTGCCCGACCGGGCTGGCGGTGTGCGGTCGGGCGAGTTCGCCGCTCGGGTCAGCTGACGGTGATGGCCCGTGTGCCAGCCGGTGGCTCCAACGGGGAATGGGGTGACGCTTCGATGCGGGACGCTGTCTTGACGGGGCGCGGCGGGCCCAGCCGCGGCGGACCCGGTAGGTGTCGAAGTCGGCGAAGACAAGCTGACTCATCCTCACCACATACGAGGACTGTCGTAGATCCTCACCCTCAGGCGGGGCAGGACAGGTGGGGCAGGCCGGCTGTGGGTACGCGGATGACTGCGCCCGGTCGGGCGTTGACGATCCACTGGGCGGAGCCGGCGACCGTGCCGGGGGTGTCGAAGGCCGCCCCGGTCGTGAGGTCGAGCACTGACGCCGTCGTGCCGCCGTACCACAGCAGGTAGTCGCCGGCTACCTGGAGGAACTGGAACACGTGGCTGCGGTCGGTCAGCGTGTAGCGGGTCAGCTTCGCGGCGTTGAAGTCCCACTGTTCGAGCGTCTGCGAGTCGCCGCTGCTCCAGACGAGGCGGTCGGCTGATCCGCCCAGGTACGCCACGGACTTCGGTCGCTGGATCGCCGGTGGAAGCTCGACGGGCTGGAGTGTCACCTCGTCCACGGCGTGGAGCGAATAGCGCGTGGCGTCGTCGACTTTCGCCCAGACGAGGAGGCCGCCCGCGTATACCGGGGAGCTCAGGCGGCCGGAGTCGAGGACTCGGGTGGTTCGGCGGGCCAGGTCGAAGACTCGCAGTTCGGCGTGGAGTGCCCCGCCCCCGGCGAGTACGGGTTGCGCCCACGCCACGGATCCGTGCCGCAGCACCGGGAGCGGCTGCTGGCCGGGCAGGAAGCCGCCGGGTCCGTGCGAGTCGGCGATGCGTACGTTCTCCCCGGTCGTGCGGTTGGCCGCGTGAACACTCCAGTCCGCGAGGTTCGTCTTGGAGTCCAGCTGCTCCCAGACCACCCACGACTCGTCGACCGCCAGGGCGCCGAGCCCGGACACCTCGGGCTGGTATCGGGTGACGGTGCCCAGCTTCCCCGAGCGCAGGTCCAGCGCCACAACACCGCGGCCGGTCGCGTCGTGCGACTGTCCGAACGCGATCTGATCCCGCACCGCGTGCACGCCGATGGTCAAGCCGTCCGGCAGCGGCGTGGATTCGCCCGTCCACTGCTGCGGTGGCCGAGTCGTGAAACAGACGGCCTGGGCCGCGCCCGACGCTGGTGACGGTGACGA is a window from the Catellatospora sp. TT07R-123 genome containing:
- a CDS encoding family 20 glycosylhydrolase, with product MLASAVAVAISTAWLVGASPADATPVSLQTVVPAPVSVQPASGVVHTLPANAAIQTQSGSTAAADVGNQLAGMLRPSTGYALPVTTASGTPTSGIALLLSGADPSVGSEGYQLDVTATLITVRAQTAAGLFHGVQTLRQLLPAAVEARTVQPGPWEVAGGRIIDYPRYGYRGAMLDVSRHFFGVDVVKRYLDEIAQYKINTLHLHLSDDQGWRIVVDAWPRLATVGGSTQVGGGPGGYYTKAQYSDLVAYAAARYITIVPEIDMPGHVNAALASYAELNCNNTAPPLYTGTAVGFSSLCVGKEVTYTFVQQVLSELAALTPGPYLHIGGDEASSTSDADYRTFMNRIQPFVGASGKTVMGWHQLGKADHSPGRVAQFWGTTTSDADLSAAVSKGAKVLLSPANKTYLDMKYTNQTPLGQTWAGLIEVQTAYSWDPATLLPGVPAASIIGVEAPLWTETITTLADIEFMAFPRLPALAELAWSPQSARDWDAFKARLGAQGPRWTTQGINFYRSPQVPWAIPPATGRVEAESFTAQSGVQIVADAAAHGGNRVGYIDNGDWIGFSGVSLTGKTGFTARVASGGTGGTIQIRSGSATGTLLGSVSVPNTGGYGDYTDVTTTVTTGSSALYLVFTGSGSGLFDIDDFALTGTTPPVSRVEAESFTAQSGVQIVADAAAHGGNRVGYIDNGDWIGFSGVSLTGKTGFTARVASGGTGGTIQIRSGSATGTLLGSISVPNTGGYGNYTDVTTTVTTGSGALYLVFTGSGSGLFDIDDFALTP
- a CDS encoding maleylpyruvate isomerase family mycothiol-dependent enzyme; this encodes MENTLEFADLLRLMQERSIAFQAAVAAAPSLDVQVPTCPEWTLLDLVHHLVEGRRKWTAIVAAGPADGAAIVSAPVVPREREAVLNWFAASVQEQLDALRDAGPDRGCWTWWGDSQSPQTSGAVARDQLQQLGVHTYDAQVTVGAPQPLSSELALDGVDEFLTTRCAGTEPWPHEPVVVDYHTTEGRSWRLWVSDGRTRTARLPDGATAGEGPEKADVAVWGTANELVLFFYGRIQSESLRTEGDRGILDRLHG